Sequence from the Pecten maximus chromosome 8, xPecMax1.1, whole genome shotgun sequence genome:
ACAGAACTGTGAACTACAGACCCTACAGGACACGGTACAGTTACAGAACGGTGAATTACAGACCCTACAGGCCACGGTACAGTCACAGAACGATGAACTACAGACCCTACAGGTCACGGTACAATCATAGAACGGTGAACTACAGACCCTACAGACCATGGTACAGTCACAGAACGGTGATCTACAGACCCTACAGACCATGGTACAGTCACAGAACGGTGAACTACAGACCACACAGGTCTCGGTACAGTCACAGAACGGTGAACTACAGACCATACAGGTCACGGTACAGTCACAGAACGGTGAACTACAGACCCTACAGGCCACGGTACAGTTACAGAATGGTGAAGTACAGACCCTACAGGTCACGGAACAGTCACAGAACGGTGTACTACAGACCCTACATACCATGGTACAGTCACAGAACGGTGAAGTACAGACCCTACAGGTCACGGAACAGTCACAGAACGGTGTACTACAGACCCTATAGGTCACGGAACAGTCACAGAACGGTGTACTACAGACCCGAACAGGCCACGGTACAATCGTAATTTAATTTCTGCTATCTCCTTCGTGCTTGAAAAGCTATCTGTAAATACGGTTATATCCAACAAAATTTCGGCCACATAAAACCATACCCCCATTGATTGCATAGATTGCCAAAACACCAGGTTATGCTAATctttccaccatttatgttctGACGTTTGAACCTTCATAGATAACATTTTATTCGGTGTTCACTGACCATTCATTCGGTGATAAACCTAGGAAGCAGTATTATGGTGAACGTAGCAATCACTGTCAGTTTAGCAGTAGTGTCCCTGTGTACGCTATTCTGTTGTGGCAGTTGTAATGGCAGTCGTAACAAGAGGATCCTCATGAGTGACCCCGACTACGTCCAACAACAGATGACCCACCTACAGAGTGAACTACAGACCCTTCAGGCGACGGTACAATTACAGAACGGAAAAATTTCTTCATTGGAACAACAACTCTCCCAGGCGAATCAAAGTAAAAACATGTAGTTATACTATTTAGGTATTAGTTTAGTTTTTACACATTCTGTTGGAAACTTTCATAAAGTTGacttatactgacatgtagttCTCAGTGTTTGCAGATCAGGAAATTTTCTCGTTTACGAGATAAATATAACTCTGATAAGGCGTATCAAGATTTGATAAAAGATGGCACACCTTCGCAGCCTTACGATATCCACCACTGTCCCTTGTAGACtgattgttatataacatcctAGCAGACATACCATGGACACATCATGGCTTTTCgaaatatattaatgaatcAGACAGattttcatttgtatttataatagTGCAGATATGTCTTTTCATCAAACAATTTACACAAATGAAGTCATGAACGATTGAAATATAGGTCTGCACGATAAAGAAAGTAGGCCAAAAACTGTAAACAATCTGCCCGATATTCAACCTAAAATGGGCAAGTTGATCTCTGGCGTTTGCGCATTGCTGATGCATACTGCAACCACAGTTACATTTAACGAAATGTGGATCCCCCTTTTGTCATATATGTTATCAACCTTTCACCGTAAAGCATTTTATCATCGATTGCTCTGATTTCAAACAGACTCATGACACCCTCTTTTACGTTATATTTATGGAATGCCTGTCCGATACAATTTTTGTATCGCCTATATTTGCTTATTTACTTTGAATAGAAATATATCATCtaatagtacatttgtatgtgttttGAAATCATTTGATTTCAGTGATTTTTAGATTATTTACCTTTTAAACGTTTTAGTCAGACTTTCATTTCTTCCATTTAAATGACTCAAACTGTCGATGGGCCGTGAAACACTACATTTCAATGCAATACAATCATCCCAACTATATTATATGTCAATCAAACTTAAGACTCAGCCTACGGAATTACGTGATTCGATTATGACagcatatttatttacatttatgtaGGCTTTTTCGGCCAATTTGAGCATTGCAATTCTTATTGGAAATTGGAGAATTTCGAAAATCAATTGAGAGCATGTACCTATAGCATATTCGAAGTTACAACAATATCAGTGACGTTTCATTTTCTGTGTATTTCTCATATTATATTTCCCTTTATATCTCGACTGCAGACCGAGGAGGAGTCACCTTTGTCCGCTGGGGTAGGACCGACTGTCCAGCTAATTTGACAGAACTCGTGTATTCCGGTATGAGAAACCAAACATATATTCCCATCATTTCCctcataaaattcacaataaTTAGTCCTCATTTTTATTAGGACTTATTCATGCTTCCAAATCAATTTCTCTTCcttgtttttttcaaattaagtcGCTGAATGACAAGTTGTAATTTTAACCGGAATGAAAGAATATCAATGTTGTGTTGATAAAGGTTACACAGGAGGGTCCTGGTGGGATCACCCCGGAGCGGCAGCAGACTATGTCTGTTTACCACGGGACTCAGTTTGGGGGCCATACAAAGATTTGCCAAATGATGACTACTCAGGAAGAATGTACGGGACTGAATACGAATCCGACAACCCGGCATCACCATTCGGGCTAAAATCACAAAACGAAGAAGCTCCATGTGCGGTCTGTAGATCTACATCCTTTGTTTCGTCTGTGATGATACCGGCGAGGACGGAATGCTACAGCGGCTGGATGAAGGCGTACAGCGGGTCACTGGCGTCGGGATACTATAATCACAAAGCAGCCTCCCAGTATGTTTGTGTAGACGAACATGCACAGCCTTTAGACGGAGGAGCCGATTCCAATGATGATGGAAAGTTGCTTTTCGCAGTTAAGGCGAAATGTGGCTCACTTCGATGTCCTCCGTATGAAGAGGATAAATACCTTtcgtgtgttgtctgtatgaaATAAGTTATACTATTAAATGTTTCCTAAAATATTCTGCTGTATGTATGCTTTAAATAAAGTTTGTAATAGGAGTGTCCACAAAAgatatgaaaatacatatatcaacattgtGGTATAGAAACGTTATCGTTTAAcctagtaataataataaacatactAGCTTTTACAGCTATGGTGCATTCGGCTTTTATGTTTCATGTTATTTTCATAGATCGGATAATTAAAGCAAACATCAAATGTAAGTCTAACTTTCGATCGGAAATCTTTTTCTCGGGAGACAGCATTTTATCAGTGTCTCATATCCCATTAGACTAGTGAGTATCGTTTCAACGAATcgtttaaaaaacaaacaaaaagccATCGATCGTGTAAGGTGCCATCGGCAGAGGAAACATAAATTGACAAATGTTAAAGTCGCTGTCAGCTTGGTAGTTACTTAACTTACTGTGTTAGCTGTGAAGCTATGTCCGAGACGAGGACCTCAACTACGTCCGAACTGGATGACTAACATACGGGATTTACAATAGGCAAACAACGGAAATTATATAGAATGTCAATCTACATactttaaataatttgatagaCGAGAATTATAAGGAGCAGATTTCAAATTTGATAAAGCTTTTTTGATTTCCTAAAAATCCgcaatacattaattatatttctGTTGTAAACAGTACTTCAATACGATTTGGTTAATACGGTTAGAATTGCTAGAAAGAAGTTAGGTTTTAAGACATTTTCTGGAGTCAGCAATACACATGGTTTCAAGGTTCTGAGAATCCAATATAAAAGAGTAAGGATCACATCCTCATCTTATCATTAgcagaaatattgaaatattgcaATACCGAAACTTGTATCATATAAACACGTCTTAGGGTTTGCAAACCTAGCTCCTTTTGCAAAGAGGAGATCTAATAGCGTATGCAGTCGGTCACGATACGCCAGGCAATAGTCTAGATCTATATATAGTCCAATGGTGTATTGAAAGCCAAAGTCATCTAAACCATATACTGTTTAAGTTGCGGAAAAAAATACTGACTTTTTTCTGCAGTTTTTTAATCTGAGTTTGATTCTTGACTGGTGACATAAGGAAAAATGTTCGTAAAATGCTATCCGTTTTACAACTTAAAATAGATAAACTTTTCGAGAAATCAACAAAACCCAGTGTTTATTTTCTTAAGATCAAGGTAAATGAGAAGAAAACGGTATTCTTACTACATATGGATTATGATATGCCTACAGTATTGTGAACTCAGTGCCCACAGAATAACTGTGACGAGGATAAGGTGACACTGTTACAAACTTTATCGCCACTATATATGATGGCCGGAACATGTGGAACGTTTACAATGAAACTAGGCATCGTGATCCCCCTTAAAAAATTGaatgtgttaaaaaaaaattccattgcgtttgaaattaattatttcttcAGGTGTTTTAACCAGTATTGAAAACGTTTAGTGATAACTCAAAACAAAACAGGTGGACAATGATAGACGTCACCGTCAGTTTTGCGGTAACTATTTTGTGTGTCCTGTTTTGTTATGTAATCATTTTGGACTTTGATAGGTCTCCCTTAAGGTCCATTCCATTGCGTTTGAAATGATAACTTTCTTCATGCATTTTAACCTGTATTGATAACCTTGGTGATAACTCGACAAAACAGATGAACAATGGTGAACTTCACCGTCACTGTCGGTATTGTGATAACTGTCTTGTGTGCGTTTGTCGTTTGTCTTGACAAACATAAGAAGAGGATTATTTTGAGTGACCCCGACTACGTCCAATAGCAGATGACCCACATACAGGGTAAATTACAGACCATCTAGGCCAGGGTACAGTCTCAAAATGGTGGACTACAGACCCTACAGGTCACGGTAAAGTCTAAGAACGATGAACTACAGACCCTACAGGTCACGGTACAGTTACAGACGGTGAACTACAGACCCTACAGGTCACGGTACAGTTACAGAACGGTGTACTACAGACCCTACAGGCCACGGTACAGTTACAGAACGGTGAACTACAGACCCTACAGGTCACGGTACAGTTACAGACGGTGAACTACAGACCCTACAGGCCACGGTACAGTTAGAGAACGGTGAACTACAGACCCTACAGGTCACGATGCAGCCACAGAATGGTAAACTATACAGACCCTACAGGTCACGGAACAGTCACAGAACAGTGTACTACAGACCCTACAGGTCACGTTACAGTTAGAGAACGGTGAACAACTACAGACCCTACAGGTCACGGTACAGTCACAGAACGGTGAACTACAGACCCTACAGGTCACGGAACAGTCACATAACAGTGTACTACAGACCCTACAGGCCATGGTACAGTCACAGAATGGTGAACTACAGACCAGTAAAAGATTAAAGCACTAGTCTGCAGATATTAGATCTCTCACTTCAACAACATGCTtttacaacacaaacacacacctcttagaacaagaggtccatgggccttaacggtcacctgagatttgaaatatttcagttaacttaattgaccctttttggccccgcccaccagccctaGGGGTCATTCAGgaccaacatgtgtataccatcaaactgcaatcacaagctgataatgttaaccaagttagaatgaattccaatagaaatcaaacaaattattgtcAAAAACGTTCTAtgaaaactatagtaaagtttaccccctccccaggggcaaacgtgagatcccagggtcatgaaattcacaattttggtaaagcaccttaagacctttccatttacatgtatgaagagtgtttgattcaaccatatctgagagtagagaagaagatttttgaagttttagtcaatttgacactttttagccccgcccctcaggcccctggggtggggaccatataattcacacttttggttgacctttagccatagaagcttactgccaaatttcattgaatttggtttaggggttttggagaagaagtcgaaaatgtaaattgtttacggacggacgacgcacgacgcacgacgacggacaaaaggcgattagaataggtcacttgagactttgtctctgGTGACCTAATAATTGGTTAAGTAATTTacattcaaacaaaatatgacatttgtacattgtaacaaattcaaaagaaaGCTGAATACATAAATAACATCTTACTAttaaataattgtttaaaatacattatcacaATGTGTGTTCAGTCCTTCACTCAGACAAATACTGCTTTGCTAAAATCACACACACCATAAGTTAAGTTAGTAAATTTAAATCCATCTAAATTAAACTTGAAATGAATGATAGcaacaaaattaaacataaaatcttaaaatattaataccatttttaaaaatacatttttctttctttcaattCATAATCACAATGTATCACTATCACAGGTTCTGATAAATAAGATATCTACATAAGTCATTTCATGATATCAAGGAGTGGAGAAATTCTTTGTCACAGGTAGTCTAACAAGCACTGGCTTTGTTTAGGGCAAATCCACAAATCCATTTCCTGGTGACTGCTGGGAGTACTGCCTCAAACATCTCTGACGAACATTTCAGTTTAACATTCAGTAGCCGGTTTAATGGGGTCTGGTGAGCTGTCTTAATTAACTTTACCTGAGAGAAGACTTTCTCAACTTCAGCTGTACTAAGTGAAATAACACAGGCCTTGGCATAAAGTGAGGAAATGTTTGGAAACAGTGCCTTCAGTCCCAAGTCATTCTGTCCGTGAAAAAGTTTGAGGCATGCCAGCATGTTACAGTAATTTTCTCTCTCAGTATTGAAGTTAAGGAAATATGTCCATTCTACTACTAAGGACTCCTCCTCATGGCTGTAGTGGTTTGCTAGATCTTCCATCTCCGACACTCCATAAAAGCAACCAGCAGACTCGATGGATGATATGTCCAGAATGGCAAGGTTGTCCATCTCCTCAGTGTCCTGGAAACGGTTCTCAATGTTGTTGATGAGAGTTGAGATGAATTGCTCCCTGGCCTGTTTACTGAAACTTTCCCTGGTCTTGGTGTCGGGAGTATCCACTCCACAATCCCGTAAAATTTCTAATTTCCAGATTAAGGCCAGGGCGCTGCGCCCTGTTAACCCGACCTAGCTGGAACACAGTCTGTCTTATAAATGTAAGGGAATCttcaatatttgttattgtaACTTCGTACGGTACTGTCCTATGAATGAAAGGGAGTCTTCATTATTTGTTATTGTAACGTCGTACGATACTGTCTTATAAATAAAAGGGAGTCTTCATTATTTGTTATTGTAACGTCGTACGATACTGTCTTATGAATGAAAGGGAGTCTTCATTATTTGTTATTGTAACGTCGTACGGTACTGTCTTATGAATGAAAGGGAGTCTTCATTATTTGTTATTGTATCGTCGTACGGTACTGTCTTATGAATGAAAGGGAGTCttcattatttgttattatatcgTCGTACGATACTGTCTTATGAATGAAAGGGAGTCTTCATTATTTGTTATTGTAACGTCGTACGATACTGTCTTATGAATGAAAGGGAGTcttcattatttgttattttatcgTCGTATGATACTGTAATTTTTCCATTAAGTTCATCGTTtgtttaaagccacatactcccgaacaaCCTAACATTCTAGCTGCATacgtgtattaatggcaatccaagatgttcattcacgctctcccaacattaaaatgaccactggcctggacgcttgtCCGGGGTAGTCCTCGATACATCAGTGTATcaaaataactcgccgcatttatattaTAGCAAGATTTGTCACcgagccgagaacgaggctataacaacgtgcactgcacataaactacacacatggccgttgtttacatatcgagcatacgtgaactttgccaaataatgctttcatttaaacatacaaatgtattaacagaatattcgcgtaatactcaagtaactgaacaaaataaacaaacatcgtttacatttaaatacttaattttaaaatgtagcaatatgcatacaacaaaacatcgataaaatcttagatcggtgaagttgacaatgttcaaaagctaaccagcaatccaatcGACGTCCggaaaaatcggaattcgagtctattccttATTCTTCTCTCGTTAAGTgccaacgaatcatttcctttcctaaggaaatactcgggttttgccgattcctcacacttttgtgtctttttttccgcagaatctgtctgcgttttcgcaGTTCCGCGCTTGcagcgttccgccattttgtatggactgttAAACCCACGTGCACCTTTGcattgcattgtgggactaattttcagagaaacttggtccggcagccacagttattacttttgggaattccccgtatactttcataaatacacattttctttcagtttctgattcatgataatctgttaggtatatatcaagtccgaaaactgtaaaaagttcaaaatgtaaacattgatatatgtttcttcgtgagTATGTGGCTTAAATACCTTTTGTCAAATCAACTGAATTTAGATAT
This genomic interval carries:
- the LOC117333058 gene encoding short-chain collagen C4-like gives rise to the protein MVNVAITVSLAVVSLCTLFCCGSCNGSRNKRILMSDPDYVQQQMTHLQSELQTLQATVQLQNGKISSLEQQLSQANQNRGGVTFVRWGRTDCPANLTELVYSGYTGGSWWDHPGAAADYVCLPRDSVWGPYKDLPNDDYSGRMYGTEYESDNPASPFGLKSQNEEAPCAVCRSTSFVSSVMIPARTECYSGWMKAYSGSLASGYYNHKAASQYVCVDEHAQPLDGGADSNDDGKLLFAVKAKCGSLRCPPYEEDKYLSCVVCMK